Genomic DNA from Penaeus chinensis breed Huanghai No. 1 chromosome 21, ASM1920278v2, whole genome shotgun sequence:
gggcattgtcaccataattgTGTTACAGAGTGTCACTGGtttgcctattctcccattcGAGTtttaccatgaatttaatgtttgtcctggcctcgatctTGGTGGATTCAATATTGCTTggatggtgcctgacttccaacttgTGGCaatgcattattacctgcatttaagggttcatgtttgaatatATTATAACATGTAGGTACAAGAATCTTcaagtgcattgaaatcaaaatcattcaatatgatttttagttatggactttttccatgaAATTTCTAAaccccctttcatatatatatacacacacatatatatatatatatatatatatatatatatatatatatataaatatatataaaaatatataaaaaaaaaatatatatatatatatatatatatatatatacacacatatatttgtatatatatatatatatatatatatatatatatatatatgtatacatatatacatacatacataaatatatatgtatataatacatatataatatatatatatataatatatataatatatataatatatatatatataatataaataatatatatattatatataatatatatataatatgtatataatatatatatatatatatatatatatatatatatatatatataatatgtatataatatatatatatataatatatataatatatataatatatatatatcatatatataatatatatatatatatatatatatatatatatatatatatatatatatatatatatatatatatatatatatatatatatatataatatatatatatataatatatatataatatatatataatatatatatatataatatatatataatatatatataatatatatatatataaatatatgatatatatatataatgtatataatatatataatatgtatataatgtatataatatatataatatatatatatatataatatatataatatatatatatatatatatatatgatatatatatgatatatatatataatatatataaactatatatataatatttatatagataattatatatataatatatatatataatatatattatatatatattatatatatattatatatatatattatatatattatatatatatacatattatatatattatatatatatattatatatatatatattttatatatatacatatattatatagatattatatacatattatatatattatatatattatatacattaatatactatatatatatatatattatatatatatatatataattatatataatatatatattatataatatatatatatacatatataatatcatatatatatataatttatatataatatatatatttatatatatatatataatgatatataatatatactattatatataatatatatatattatatataatatatatattatatatatattatataataatatatatattatatataatatatatatatatataatatatattatatatatatatattatatataatatatatattataaataatatatatattatatataatatatatataatatatatatataatatatatatatattatatatatatattaatatatattatatatatatatatatttatatataatatatgatatatatatataatatatatatatatatatatataatatataatataatatatatatataatatatatagtatatataaatatatatatataatatatatatatatataatatataatatataatatatatatatatataatatatataatatatatatatatatatataatatatatataatatatatcatatatataatatatatataatatatatataatatatatatatatatatatatataatatatataatatatatgtaatatatatataatataatatataatatatagtaatatatatatatatataaatatatatatgatatatatataatatatatatatatatatatatataaataatatatatatatatatataaatatataatataatatatatatatatatatatatatatatatatatatatatatagtaataatatgatacatataatatatatatgatacataatatatatatatatatataatatatataatatatatattatgtatataatatataatatatatatatatataatatatataatatatatatatatatatatataatatatatatatatatatatatatatatatatatatataatatatatatatatatataatatatatatatatatatatatataatatatatatatataatatatatatatatataatatatatatatatatatatatatatataatatataatatatatatatatatataatatatattaatatatatatatatataatatataatatatatatatacaatatataatatataatatatatatattatatattatatatattatgtatatatattatatatattatatatatattatttatatatattatatatatattatatatattatatatattatatatatatatatatattatatatatatattatatatattatatatattatatatattatatatatattatatatatattatatatattatatatatatatatatatatatatatattatatatattatatatattatatatatattatatatattatatatattatatatatattatatatatattatatatattatatatattatatatatattatatatattatatatatattatatatatatatatatatattatatatatatatatatatatatatattatatatatatatatatatatattatatatatattatatatatattatatataatatatatatatatatatatatatatatatatatatattatatatatatatatatatatatatatatattatatatatatatatatatatatatatatatatatatatatatatatatattatatatatattatatatatatatatatatattatatatatatatatatatattatatatatattatatatatattatatatatattatatatatattatatatatatatatatatatattatatatatatatatatatatatatatatatatatatatatatatatatatatatatatatatatatatatatatatatatatatatatatatatatgtatatatatatatatgtatatatatatatatatgtatatatatatatatatgtatatatatatatatatatatatatatatatatatgtatatatatatatatatgtatatatatatatgtatatatatatatatatatatatatatatatatatatatatatatatatatataaatgagagtaaCTACACAAAGCCTTTGCAACATATACATGAGAATTACAGGAATATAACATTCCATGTCTTATTTTATGAAATTATTCTTCTCCATTATGTCTATACAAGTGATGGCCTGATGACAAGTTGCAAAGGAGACAGACTGTGAGTCAAGCTGGAGGACATGATGTCAAACTTGGAGACTTTTGAGAAAGACTAATAGCCTAGTGAGAATTATAAGGAAGGCTGAGATCTTAACTGAATGTATGATTCAGGGCCTTTTGAGCCTTCCACCAACTTCGAAAGCTAACTCAAGAGTTTTGCATAAGAATATTTTTTGTAGAATGGTATATGGCATATAATCTGGAATAGGATTAATTGATGAAATGTAATTTTCATTGTGTTTTACTTAATATGGAATACATTACTGTTTGCTTTTGAGGATGTGTGAGTTTTCAGTAAAATTACCCTCATTATTTCATGCAACTttgtatgtataaaaagtatTCCAGTAGCATATGAAAATTACAGTTCTATTGGTTTGACTTTGTTTTAAAATATTGCCCATGTTGACAGAATAGCATGAGGGGTAAAGCCCTTATTTATTTCACAATTATTTCCCAATCTCTTGgagtatatttacatttgttttcaGGTTCTAATCctgtgaaaaaatatgtatagtaCAAAATGCACAACAAttcattgttatgttattttaAAGATTGTCTCAAAAACAAATTTCACATCATTAAGTTATTATGCTCAAtgtagtttctttgttttttatattttatatgttgtcTGTCAGTTAATGATATGCAACTTGTACTCATTACGTTGTTATAGCTAAGTAACTCCTTTAGCATGTTATGTACTGACAtcttcaaaatgaaaaaaatatagagtgcCTGTGCATTGTAAATATTTCAAGTATTATTTAATGTACACTGtacaagaaagaacaaagaaaacatgtaaaaataatacaaatttttctttagtcatttttttttttttttttttcattatttcatgttCTGATATTTATATTTGGTTTACAGGTATTATCCTGGTCCAGGTGCCAAGACCTTCTATTCAAGATACCGCCTTCCGCTTGGACTAACTTGCAAGCAATGTGTTCTGCAGTGGCGTTATGTAGCTGGCAACAACTGGGGTAAATGTGAGAATGGCACAGGAATGGTTGGCTGTGGACCTCAGGAACAGTTCCGGTCTTGTTCAGATATCACCATCACAGAAGAAGATGGATATGCTGATGAAACACCTAGTTATGTACCAGactatgatgattacaatgaagtTGACACAGAGACTCAGGAAGGATTACCCAAAGTACCTGGAGACACTGCCAACCATGTGGGACACATTGTGGCACTCACCCTATCCTTCCTGTTGGTTGTGCTGGTCTTGTTTGGTCTCGTTGTATACTTCTACTGGGCTCGTGATGCTTTCAAAGGCTTCATGAAGAGCCAGGCAGGGAGATGGTCAAAGACTCCTCCACCTGTACCAACCTCCACTCCTCAAAAGAGCTCTATTATTACAATTTCTGGACCTATAGGAGCACCTCCACCAGTTCCTCCCCGCCGTCAGCGAACCATATCAGGTGGAGAACCTGCTTTAAATTCTGATCAAAGGGAGATACGATCAATCAGTGCTCCCACTAGGGTAACTATCAATGGCATTGCTGTACGTCCTAGTGGTGCTGATAATGGCATTTCACAAGCTCGACTTCATGTTCCAGATGATTGAGCAATGTAATATGTAACCACTGTAATATTAATACAATGATTATTTGAAGTTTCTTTGGgatgtaaaacttttttttagtgTTACCATTCCCATGTAAAATTACATTCGTCTCTGTAGTGAAGTTTACTTGAATATGTATAGCATGAACTTCTAAGCATTCTTAGTGTAGCTGGCCAGTTCTTAGTTATATTTATAACTACAACCAGTGCTTTGTGTCTGATACAAGTGATACTGTTGACTTTTGAAAATgtggaatattaataatataatgataatatatatatatgttccaaaTTCAACATCACAAGTGTATTATTGTTCACAAccgaaattgaaaaacaaaaaccaagGATACCAGTAGTTCCTAACACTTGATGTAATAAGTAACTTTAGATTGCACCAAACATGATTTTTTCTGGGTATTATATAATTTGTTCTTGCATTTAGGCATTTTACAGCATTTAATTATTTTACAATGCACTAGAATTTATAAAGTCTACCAggaatattattaaaaaattatGTTAACTATAAAGATTTTACTACCATAGGTATTAATTTAAAATCATGAATATTGTCAAATCAGTCTTTAAATGGTTTTATTCCTgaatgcagtattattattatttgaaaattttctgccatgTCAATATCCAAGGTCTTTAGCAGTGTATCCAGAATATAGCAATAGGATGGGGCTTGGGGGTAAAGCCCCCAGATAAGATAGTTTGTTGGTTCACAAGGCAATGTTTTATAGATTAccagaatggttaatgattaaaataacaaaggTCAAATAGccttatgataaagtattgtggtgaaaagggtaaaattaGTTAATTagaatattttctatttattgaaaatttctgCTGAATGTAAGGTCATtagaaatatattcaaaatacaaAAATTGGGTGGGGCTTGGGAGTGAAGCACTATGAAAAAGTATTATGgcaaaaagagtaaaaatgagttaatgattaggataagtggatagaaggggaaggagaagagaaggaaaaggaaaggggaagaaaagaccatgcaacatTTCTTAAGGCGTGGGCTGAAATCCTAGGCAGGGGTGATCTAAATTGAGTATCAATCTGTTTCTTAAGCCTCCTAACATCAAAGAGCATGGGGGCCTGAAGGCAGTAGTGTGATTTAGGGGTGGATATACTCATCTACTGAAaaatttgtggatttccagaatggtgaAAACAAATGTGATAAGACATCAAAAGTCTCATAGCATTTTCAtcaagtattgtggcaaaaagggtaagaATGCTTTGATGATTAAGAAAAGTTAATAGAAGTGAAGGATAATGTAAAGGACTTCAATTCTGGTACAATTGCTGCTGACATTTATTGGACATACAAATTATTGCAAAGGTTGTGGATTAGGAAGGTACCAGTTAAATATTCTGCAGATAGTCAAGTCTGCAATCCTTGATAATGTCCTGCTTCACAGAATGCAAGTGTAATATTCAAGAATCTTCCAGTTGTCCCATTCCATGTGTAGTTCTTTTTGTGAGTAGGTTCTTGCAGGCTCATACTACTATAAATTTGTGGATTTtctgtaaatgaaaaaaagaaaagtgcaaCCAGTAACTAGTTTGTGGTAATTCACAAGTGTGAACAACCAAATTTGCTGCTAGATATGAATAATGCCTATCAAACTAAATGGCATGTTAAAGAATGATTGTAAGGTCATGTGCAACTGACATGAAATCAAATATTTTTGTACTGGTGAAGCAAGATCCCTTGTGATTCTTGTAGTGTGATGTAATACAGAATTTATTAAAATTTCCATGttatatttattccttcattacaccttacaaaattatatattttttcggatttttttctaTATGAAACCCGTCATGTGGTACTATGGTAAAATATAGTAGCCAAAAGGGTTAATggtcaaaagcaaaataaatgtgctcgacttctaaggtcatgtagcactttagttaatgttagtgaagggtggttgggttagagATTATTTagagctgggttaaggaattggtgagtgaatgggttagagTTGGGTGAGGTattgtaaaggggttagattaagtaaaggatatatatgcgtttgaggaaggagaacaggttgtcaaagcagaaagtgtgagattttgtaaggatgtctgatatgttgggatgtctatgtagggaggataggtgggggaaagtagaggtacgggcagcttcaaaacgtgggcatgataATAGAATGtgagactgaaagaggaacattacataaggaacatagggatGGATCAGATTGCGACATCAGATAGgtgtgtgttagacgggtgtggccaatgtgtAAGCAGGCAGCAAAAAGGGTtagaaatgagttaacgatcaggGTAATGTTACAGAGGGTGGTGAGGTAGTGAAAAGTAGTGAAAATTGTAGAgaaggggagctgatggggtataatATACGGTAAAGGTCGTTAGAAGATGAAGGAATTAAGGGAGTAGGGAACAATGAATtaataattaggataagtggatagaacaagaggatgaagaaaaggaaaaggagagaagacccCATGCAAAATTAGTAGAGGAGAGCTGATTCCCTACATTGAGTCTTGGTTCCTGTTCCCTGAGCCTCCTTCCCCCTGACAATGAacaaggggttgggagggggtatATTTACATAGTGAATATAAATACCAAAATAAACATTGAATGTTACAATCGCCTGCCACTACAtactttatgtaaaaaaaatctgCAGTGTAAAGTCATTAGCAGCTTCAAAATATAGCAATATGGTGGGGCTTGTTAACAAGCTGATGTTTGATGATTTTCAAAATGGTCAATGTTCAAAAACAAACCTTACacacatcaaaggtcacacagcattatgacaaCATATTGGTGGAAAGGGTAAATACAAGTGAACTAGacaaaagatggagaaggaaaagaaaagacccaGCAAAAAATAGTGGAGGCAAGAGCAGAGGTCCAcagcaggggtgatcccctacattgcgCCTCAGTCTTTCCTAAGCCTCAGCACAGCAACAATTAGCAAGGGATATGGGGAGGAGTTGCCAATGCATAGTAACAAAACATAGCAAAATTAGACATGTTTCCCATTACAAATTCCTTTTTCTCAAAGTTAAAACATTAACCTTGTATTTA
This window encodes:
- the LOC125036595 gene encoding uncharacterized protein LOC125036595, translating into MGNVRAGVGVAAVILWAAVGVQGHGRLIEPPSRSSAWRYGFNTPPNYNDHEIYCGGYARQWGQNNGKCGPCGDPWDAPQPRDNEGGGKYGRGVIVKKYKHSSIVNLGVQLTANHMGYFEFRLCPHNQPNKPVTNECLDQNVLQKADGLGTRYYPGPGAKTFYSRYRLPLGLTCKQCVLQWRYVAGNNWGKCENGTGMVGCGPQEQFRSCSDITITEEDGYADETPSYVPDYDDYNEVDTETQEGLPKVPGDTANHVGHIVALTLSFLLVVLVLFGLVVYFYWARDAFKGFMKSQAGRWSKTPPPVPTSTPQKSSIITISGPIGAPPPVPPRRQRTISGGEPALNSDQREIRSISAPTRVTINGIAVRPSGADNGISQARLHVPDD